In one window of Megalops cyprinoides isolate fMegCyp1 chromosome 24, fMegCyp1.pri, whole genome shotgun sequence DNA:
- the si:ch211-284o19.8 gene encoding protein lifeguard 1, producing the protein MPGEQHPQVENSGEEGLPADGSCLVESAFDDKTVRRAFVRKVFSVVTLQLLVTFSVVCVFTFSAAVREAVQKNIWVYLSSYIIFAVVSICLSFSSSFSRAHPWNLLGLAVVTLSLSYMVGTVASYHNTTAVVIAMASTMVISFTIIIFSAQTRVDFTVCNGVLLVLSVDLLMFGFFCCFFYSSVLQIVYGCLGALLYSVFLAVDCQLVMGRQKYALSPEEYVFAALILYLDIITIFLYLLILLGGSSSN; encoded by the exons ATGCCTGGAGAGCAGCACCCCCAGGTGGAGAACTCAG gagaggaggggctgCCGGCAGACGGAAGCTGTCTGGTGGAATCGGCGTTTGATGACAAAACCGTCCGCAGGGCCTTCGTCAGGAAG GTGTTCAGCGTGGTgaccctgcagctgctggtcACCTTcagcgtggtgtgtgtgttcacctTCTCGGCCGCGGTCAGGGAGGCGGTGCAGAAAAACATCTGGGTGTACCTCAGCTCCTACATCATCTTTGCTGTGGTGTCCATCTGCCTgagcttctccagctccttcagcagaGCCCACCCCTGGAACCTGCTGGGGCTG GCGGTGGTGACTCTCAGTCTGTCCTACATGGTGGGCACGGTGGCCTCCTACCACAACACCACCGCTGTGGTCATCGCCATGGCCTCCACAATGGTCATCTccttcaccatcatcatcttctcAGCCCAG ACCCGTGTGGATTTCACTGTGTGCAACGGAGTTctgctggtgctgtctgtggatCTGCTGATGTTCGGCTtcttctgctgcttcttctACTCCAGTGTTCTGCAGATCGTCTATGGATGTCTGGGAGCCCTCCTCTACTCAGTG TTCCTGGCAGTGGACTGTCAGCTGGTGATGGGTCGCCAGAAGTACGCTCTGAGTCCGGAGGAGTATGTGTTTGCTGCCCTCATCCTGTACCTGGACATCATCACCATCTTCCTCTACCTGCTCATCCTGCTGGGGGGCAGCTCCAGCAActag
- the parp2 gene encoding poly [ADP-ribose] polymerase 2 isoform X2 — protein MRRTRSSRSRAESTDAAESGSNAVSSASQDLCPAPIKEEEEEELPVAKRRRGEGRSQKAEKEAPADTTDSKEVVKTVVMKGKAPVDPECSALLGKAHVYSEGDDVYDVMLNQTNLQFNNNKYYLIQLLQDDNAKNYSVWMRWGRVGKVGQHSLVSCAGDLCQAKEVFTEKFFDKTKNEWKNRAAFEKVAGKYDMVFMDYSANDQGTEAPVQPAAPVAPLPQRKPSQLDSRVQALLELICDIKAMEKCVLEMKFDTKKAPLGKLTVEQIRAGYASLKRIEDCVKKKLSSKELLEACNQFYTRIPHDFGLRTPPLIRTEEELKEKIALLEALSDIQIAVKMAESDADSVEHPLDRQYGSLRCRLQPLAPDSQQYKVIEQYLQSTHAPTHSDYTMSILDIFTVEREGEADSFHTQLHNRALLWHGSRMSNWVGILSQGLRVAPPEAPVTGYMFGKGIYFADMSSKSANYCFTNQKNNTGLLLLCEVALGDSNELLVADYSADRLPEGKHSTKGLGQTAPDPSTAVTLDGATVPMGPAVRTGVGQGGGYTLLYNEFVVYNPAQTRMRYLLKVQFNYASLW, from the exons ATGAGGCGCACACGAAGCTCCCGCAGCCGGGCAGAGAGTACCGACGCCGCGG AGAGTGGAAGCAATGCTGTCAGCTCAGCCAGTCAGGATCTCTGCCCCGCCCCCAttaaagaggaggaagaggaagagctaCCGGTTGCTAAGAGGAGGCGGGGTGAGGGGAGGAGTCAGAAGGCTGAAAAAGAGGCACCTGCTGACACTACAGACAGCAAAG aGGTTGTGAAGACGGTTGTGATGAAGGGGAAGGCTCCAGTGGACCCTGAGTGTTCAGCCCTGCTGGGGAAG gcACATGTTTACAGTGAAGGAGATGATGTCTATGATGTCATGTTAAACCAG ACGAACCTTCAGTTCAATAACAACAAGTACTACCTGATCCAGTTACTGCAGGATGACAACGCCAAGAACTACAGTGTGTGGATGAGATGGGGGagag tgggAAAGGTCGGGCAGCACAGTCTAGTCTCCTGTGCTGGAGACCTCTGTCAAGCCAAAGAAGTCTTTACCGAaaa GTTCTTTGACAAAACGAAAAACGAGTGGAAAAATCGTGCTGCCTTCGAAAAAGTGGCGGGAAAATATGACATGGTGTTTATGGACTACAGCGCCAACGATCAG GGGACGGAGGCCCCGGTgcagcctgcagctccagtAGCTCCACTGCCCCAGAGGAAGCCCTCGCAGCTGGACAGCAGGGTGCAGGCCCTGCTGGAGCTCATCTGCGACATCAAGGCCATGGAGAAGTGTGTGCTGGAGATGAAGTTCGACACCAAGAAGGCTCcgctcg GGAAGCTGACAGTGGAGCAGATCAGAGCGGGATACGCGTCTCTCAAGAGGATTGAGGATTGTGTGAAGAAGAAACTCAGCAgcaaggagctgctggaggccTGCAACCAGTTCTACACCCGCATACCCCACGACTTCGG GTTGCGTACCCCTCCCTTAATCCgcacagaggaggagctgaaggagaagatTGCATTgctggag gctCTCAGTGATATACAGATAGCAGTGAAGATGGCGGAGTCGGATGCAGACAGTGTGGAGCACCCTCTGGACCGACAGTACGGCTCCCTCCGCTGCCGGCTGCAGCCTCTGGCCCCCGACAGTCAGCAGTACAAG gtgatAGAGCAGTACCTGCAGTCCACACACGCTCCCACCCACAGCGATTACACCATGAGCATCCTGGACATCTTCACTGTGGAGCGAGAAGGAGAGGCGGACAGcttccacacacagctgcacaacag ggcgTTGCTGTGGCATGGCTCCCGGATGTCTAACTGGGTGGGGATCCTGAGTCAGGGCCTGAGAGTGGCCCCCCCGGAGGCCCCCGTCACTGGATACAtg tttgGGAAGGGGATCTACTTTGCAGACATGTCATCAAAAAGCGCCAACTACTGCTTCACCAACCAGAAGAACAACACAGGcttgctgctgctctgtgaa GTTGCCCTGGGCGACAGTAACGAGCTGCTGGTAGCAGACTACAGTGCAGACCGTCTCCCAGAGGGGAAACACAGCACCAAAGGCTTGGGCCAGACGGCCCCCGACCCCAGCACCGCCGTCACCCT ggATGGAGCCACTGTGCCGATGGGTCCGGCCGTGAGGAcgggggtggggcagggaggTGGTTACACCCTCCTGTATAACGAGTTTGTGGTGTATAACCCGGCGCAGACGCGCATGCGATACCTGCTGAAGGTGCAGTTTAACTACGCATCACTGTGGTAG
- the parp2 gene encoding poly [ADP-ribose] polymerase 2 isoform X1, whose amino-acid sequence MRRTRSSRSRAESTDAAVWQWEGDGGQYVQYPPSACAQLDRAVQAGRSSVSLTLGTGSTYTVDLRKMVQINTATKYQRKIRSLTLKAESGSNAVSSASQDLCPAPIKEEEEEELPVAKRRRGEGRSQKAEKEAPADTTDSKEVVKTVVMKGKAPVDPECSALLGKAHVYSEGDDVYDVMLNQTNLQFNNNKYYLIQLLQDDNAKNYSVWMRWGRVGKVGQHSLVSCAGDLCQAKEVFTEKFFDKTKNEWKNRAAFEKVAGKYDMVFMDYSANDQGTEAPVQPAAPVAPLPQRKPSQLDSRVQALLELICDIKAMEKCVLEMKFDTKKAPLGKLTVEQIRAGYASLKRIEDCVKKKLSSKELLEACNQFYTRIPHDFGLRTPPLIRTEEELKEKIALLEALSDIQIAVKMAESDADSVEHPLDRQYGSLRCRLQPLAPDSQQYKVIEQYLQSTHAPTHSDYTMSILDIFTVEREGEADSFHTQLHNRALLWHGSRMSNWVGILSQGLRVAPPEAPVTGYMFGKGIYFADMSSKSANYCFTNQKNNTGLLLLCEVALGDSNELLVADYSADRLPEGKHSTKGLGQTAPDPSTAVTLDGATVPMGPAVRTGVGQGGGYTLLYNEFVVYNPAQTRMRYLLKVQFNYASLW is encoded by the exons ATGAGGCGCACACGAAGCTCCCGCAGCCGGGCAGAGAGTACCGACGCCGCGG tgtggcagtgggagggggatggggggcagtATGTGCAGTACCCGCCCTCAGCATGTGCCCAGCTGGACCGGGCGGTACAGGCAGGCCGGAGCTCGGTCTCTCTGACACTGGGCACCGGCTCCACGTACACCGTGGACCTGAGGAAGATGGTCCAGATCAACACTGCCACTAAATATCAGAGAAAGATCCGCTCACTAACACTgaaagcag AGAGTGGAAGCAATGCTGTCAGCTCAGCCAGTCAGGATCTCTGCCCCGCCCCCAttaaagaggaggaagaggaagagctaCCGGTTGCTAAGAGGAGGCGGGGTGAGGGGAGGAGTCAGAAGGCTGAAAAAGAGGCACCTGCTGACACTACAGACAGCAAAG aGGTTGTGAAGACGGTTGTGATGAAGGGGAAGGCTCCAGTGGACCCTGAGTGTTCAGCCCTGCTGGGGAAG gcACATGTTTACAGTGAAGGAGATGATGTCTATGATGTCATGTTAAACCAG ACGAACCTTCAGTTCAATAACAACAAGTACTACCTGATCCAGTTACTGCAGGATGACAACGCCAAGAACTACAGTGTGTGGATGAGATGGGGGagag tgggAAAGGTCGGGCAGCACAGTCTAGTCTCCTGTGCTGGAGACCTCTGTCAAGCCAAAGAAGTCTTTACCGAaaa GTTCTTTGACAAAACGAAAAACGAGTGGAAAAATCGTGCTGCCTTCGAAAAAGTGGCGGGAAAATATGACATGGTGTTTATGGACTACAGCGCCAACGATCAG GGGACGGAGGCCCCGGTgcagcctgcagctccagtAGCTCCACTGCCCCAGAGGAAGCCCTCGCAGCTGGACAGCAGGGTGCAGGCCCTGCTGGAGCTCATCTGCGACATCAAGGCCATGGAGAAGTGTGTGCTGGAGATGAAGTTCGACACCAAGAAGGCTCcgctcg GGAAGCTGACAGTGGAGCAGATCAGAGCGGGATACGCGTCTCTCAAGAGGATTGAGGATTGTGTGAAGAAGAAACTCAGCAgcaaggagctgctggaggccTGCAACCAGTTCTACACCCGCATACCCCACGACTTCGG GTTGCGTACCCCTCCCTTAATCCgcacagaggaggagctgaaggagaagatTGCATTgctggag gctCTCAGTGATATACAGATAGCAGTGAAGATGGCGGAGTCGGATGCAGACAGTGTGGAGCACCCTCTGGACCGACAGTACGGCTCCCTCCGCTGCCGGCTGCAGCCTCTGGCCCCCGACAGTCAGCAGTACAAG gtgatAGAGCAGTACCTGCAGTCCACACACGCTCCCACCCACAGCGATTACACCATGAGCATCCTGGACATCTTCACTGTGGAGCGAGAAGGAGAGGCGGACAGcttccacacacagctgcacaacag ggcgTTGCTGTGGCATGGCTCCCGGATGTCTAACTGGGTGGGGATCCTGAGTCAGGGCCTGAGAGTGGCCCCCCCGGAGGCCCCCGTCACTGGATACAtg tttgGGAAGGGGATCTACTTTGCAGACATGTCATCAAAAAGCGCCAACTACTGCTTCACCAACCAGAAGAACAACACAGGcttgctgctgctctgtgaa GTTGCCCTGGGCGACAGTAACGAGCTGCTGGTAGCAGACTACAGTGCAGACCGTCTCCCAGAGGGGAAACACAGCACCAAAGGCTTGGGCCAGACGGCCCCCGACCCCAGCACCGCCGTCACCCT ggATGGAGCCACTGTGCCGATGGGTCCGGCCGTGAGGAcgggggtggggcagggaggTGGTTACACCCTCCTGTATAACGAGTTTGTGGTGTATAACCCGGCGCAGACGCGCATGCGATACCTGCTGAAGGTGCAGTTTAACTACGCATCACTGTGGTAG
- the mettl17 gene encoding methyltransferase-like protein 17, mitochondrial isoform X2, giving the protein MAALWRRGSRSCALCQSALSGKTFNGWQSTAANPQAAADFLQGAPHRKHPGVTALKTVSLPEELQRAALVSIHGAAVSGLADRARRLTNYLWSRKRAVEDSALREKAIALEKTLLEKEKEKGRDGDIHLLETQIKKKVLTALRKTTYHWTPLRYDDDLAVVYLAARLAGGYAAVRRVLNEVKKRDPSFTPQSLLDFGSGVGTVLWAVRSVWGEAERESVCVDSSAAMNSLADQLLRGGSDREDPLIKQVYFRQFLPVSPKVQYDLVVSAFALSELTSQKERRDTVLTLWRKTNSLLVLVENGTKDGHQVLMEARDAVLTGKDRVTFDSRTPQVFAPCPHQLPCPRLAQESQLPCNYPQPYRPLPLPGSPDRAVERFSYLVLRRAGPEREAEPELEAGPEQEAGLAWARLIGPVLRRSRHVHCQLCCSDGEIRRLVVTARRHGRDMYRCARSSDWGDRLPIIQPEDAAPSDSE; this is encoded by the exons ATGGCAGCGCTCTGGAGACGTGGCTCCAGATCATGTGCGCTGTGTCAATCTGCGCTTTCCGGCAAGACCTTTAACGGA TGGCAGAGCACGGCAGCAAACCCGCAGGCAGCAGCTGACTTCCTGCAGGGCGCCCCCCACAGGAAGCACCCAGGCGTTACAGCCCTGAAGACTGTGAGTCTGccggaggagctgcagagagctGCGCTGGTCTCCATACACG gggcagcagtgagcGGGCTGGCTGATAGGGCACGCAGGCTCACTAACTACCTGTGGAGCAGGAAGAGGGCAGTGGAAGACTCAGCGCTGAGGGAGAAGGCCATCGCTTTGGAGAAAACCCtactggaaaaggaaaaggagaaaggaagag atgGAGACATCCACCTACTGGAGACTCAAATTAAGAAGAAGGTGTTAACAGCACTCAGAAAAACAACCTATCACTGGACTCCTCTGAg GTACGATGACGACCTGGCTGTGGTTTACCTGGCGGCCAGGCTGGCTGGGGGGTACGCTGCTGTCAGGAGGGTTTTGAATGAG gTGAAGAAGAGAGATCCCTCTTTCACTCCTCAGTCATTGCTGGACTTTGGCTCTGGAGTGGGGACAGTTCTCTG GGCGGTGCGCAGTGTGTGGGGtgaagctgagagggagagtgtttgtgttgaCAGCTCTGCAGCCATGAACTCACTGGCGGACCAGCTGCTCAGAg GAGGCAGTGACAGAGAAGACCCCCTGATCAAGCAGGTGTATTTCCGCCagttcctccctgtctctccaaaG GTGCAGTATGACCTGGTGGTCAGTGCGTTTGCTCTGTCAGAGCTGACCTctcagaaggagaggagagacactgTGCTCACGCTCTGGAGAAAGACAAACTCCCTCCTG GTGCTGGTGGAGAATGGGACGAAAGATGGTCATCAGGTCCTCATGGAGGCCAGAGATGCAGTGCTGACA GGGAAGGACAGGGTGACATTCGACTCCAGGACGCCTCAGGTGTTTGCACCG TGCCCTCATCAGTTACCCTGTCCCAGACTGGCACAGGAGTCCCAGCTGCCCTGCAACTACCCCCAGCCCTAccgccccctgcccctgccagGG AGCCCTGATCGGGCGGTGGAGCGCTTCAGTTACCTGGTTCTGAGGCGGGCGGGGCCGGAGCGGGAGGCGGAGCCAGAGCTGGAGGCGGGGCCAGAGCAGGAGGCGGGGCTGGCCTGGGCTCGGCTGATTGGCCCAGTGCTCCGCAGGTCTCGGCACGTCCACTGCCAACTGTGCTGCTCCGACGGAGAGATCAGGCGGCTGGTTGTGACTGCTCGCCGACACGGCAG AGACATGTACCGGTGTGCCAGGAGCAGTGACTGGGGAGACCGGCTGCCAATCATCCAGCCAGAGGATGCCGCCCCCTCAGATTCAGAAtga
- the mettl17 gene encoding methyltransferase-like protein 17, mitochondrial isoform X1, translated as MAALWRRGSRSCALCQSALSGKTFNGWQSTAANPQAAADFLQGAPHRKHPGVTALKTVSLPEELQRAALVSIHGAAVSGLADRARRLTNYLWSRKRAVEDSALREKAIALEKTLLEKEKEKGRGERGRDGDIHLLETQIKKKVLTALRKTTYHWTPLRYDDDLAVVYLAARLAGGYAAVRRVLNEVKKRDPSFTPQSLLDFGSGVGTVLWAVRSVWGEAERESVCVDSSAAMNSLADQLLRGGSDREDPLIKQVYFRQFLPVSPKVQYDLVVSAFALSELTSQKERRDTVLTLWRKTNSLLVLVENGTKDGHQVLMEARDAVLTGKDRVTFDSRTPQVFAPCPHQLPCPRLAQESQLPCNYPQPYRPLPLPGSPDRAVERFSYLVLRRAGPEREAEPELEAGPEQEAGLAWARLIGPVLRRSRHVHCQLCCSDGEIRRLVVTARRHGRDMYRCARSSDWGDRLPIIQPEDAAPSDSE; from the exons ATGGCAGCGCTCTGGAGACGTGGCTCCAGATCATGTGCGCTGTGTCAATCTGCGCTTTCCGGCAAGACCTTTAACGGA TGGCAGAGCACGGCAGCAAACCCGCAGGCAGCAGCTGACTTCCTGCAGGGCGCCCCCCACAGGAAGCACCCAGGCGTTACAGCCCTGAAGACTGTGAGTCTGccggaggagctgcagagagctGCGCTGGTCTCCATACACG gggcagcagtgagcGGGCTGGCTGATAGGGCACGCAGGCTCACTAACTACCTGTGGAGCAGGAAGAGGGCAGTGGAAGACTCAGCGCTGAGGGAGAAGGCCATCGCTTTGGAGAAAACCCtactggaaaaggaaaaggagaaaggaagaggtgagagaggaagag atgGAGACATCCACCTACTGGAGACTCAAATTAAGAAGAAGGTGTTAACAGCACTCAGAAAAACAACCTATCACTGGACTCCTCTGAg GTACGATGACGACCTGGCTGTGGTTTACCTGGCGGCCAGGCTGGCTGGGGGGTACGCTGCTGTCAGGAGGGTTTTGAATGAG gTGAAGAAGAGAGATCCCTCTTTCACTCCTCAGTCATTGCTGGACTTTGGCTCTGGAGTGGGGACAGTTCTCTG GGCGGTGCGCAGTGTGTGGGGtgaagctgagagggagagtgtttgtgttgaCAGCTCTGCAGCCATGAACTCACTGGCGGACCAGCTGCTCAGAg GAGGCAGTGACAGAGAAGACCCCCTGATCAAGCAGGTGTATTTCCGCCagttcctccctgtctctccaaaG GTGCAGTATGACCTGGTGGTCAGTGCGTTTGCTCTGTCAGAGCTGACCTctcagaaggagaggagagacactgTGCTCACGCTCTGGAGAAAGACAAACTCCCTCCTG GTGCTGGTGGAGAATGGGACGAAAGATGGTCATCAGGTCCTCATGGAGGCCAGAGATGCAGTGCTGACA GGGAAGGACAGGGTGACATTCGACTCCAGGACGCCTCAGGTGTTTGCACCG TGCCCTCATCAGTTACCCTGTCCCAGACTGGCACAGGAGTCCCAGCTGCCCTGCAACTACCCCCAGCCCTAccgccccctgcccctgccagGG AGCCCTGATCGGGCGGTGGAGCGCTTCAGTTACCTGGTTCTGAGGCGGGCGGGGCCGGAGCGGGAGGCGGAGCCAGAGCTGGAGGCGGGGCCAGAGCAGGAGGCGGGGCTGGCCTGGGCTCGGCTGATTGGCCCAGTGCTCCGCAGGTCTCGGCACGTCCACTGCCAACTGTGCTGCTCCGACGGAGAGATCAGGCGGCTGGTTGTGACTGCTCGCCGACACGGCAG AGACATGTACCGGTGTGCCAGGAGCAGTGACTGGGGAGACCGGCTGCCAATCATCCAGCCAGAGGATGCCGCCCCCTCAGATTCAGAAtga
- the mettl17 gene encoding methyltransferase-like protein 17, mitochondrial isoform X3, with product MWQSTAANPQAAADFLQGAPHRKHPGVTALKTVSLPEELQRAALVSIHGAAVSGLADRARRLTNYLWSRKRAVEDSALREKAIALEKTLLEKEKEKGRGERGRDGDIHLLETQIKKKVLTALRKTTYHWTPLRYDDDLAVVYLAARLAGGYAAVRRVLNEVKKRDPSFTPQSLLDFGSGVGTVLWAVRSVWGEAERESVCVDSSAAMNSLADQLLRGGSDREDPLIKQVYFRQFLPVSPKVQYDLVVSAFALSELTSQKERRDTVLTLWRKTNSLLVLVENGTKDGHQVLMEARDAVLTGKDRVTFDSRTPQVFAPCPHQLPCPRLAQESQLPCNYPQPYRPLPLPGSPDRAVERFSYLVLRRAGPEREAEPELEAGPEQEAGLAWARLIGPVLRRSRHVHCQLCCSDGEIRRLVVTARRHGRDMYRCARSSDWGDRLPIIQPEDAAPSDSE from the exons ATG TGGCAGAGCACGGCAGCAAACCCGCAGGCAGCAGCTGACTTCCTGCAGGGCGCCCCCCACAGGAAGCACCCAGGCGTTACAGCCCTGAAGACTGTGAGTCTGccggaggagctgcagagagctGCGCTGGTCTCCATACACG gggcagcagtgagcGGGCTGGCTGATAGGGCACGCAGGCTCACTAACTACCTGTGGAGCAGGAAGAGGGCAGTGGAAGACTCAGCGCTGAGGGAGAAGGCCATCGCTTTGGAGAAAACCCtactggaaaaggaaaaggagaaaggaagaggtgagagaggaagag atgGAGACATCCACCTACTGGAGACTCAAATTAAGAAGAAGGTGTTAACAGCACTCAGAAAAACAACCTATCACTGGACTCCTCTGAg GTACGATGACGACCTGGCTGTGGTTTACCTGGCGGCCAGGCTGGCTGGGGGGTACGCTGCTGTCAGGAGGGTTTTGAATGAG gTGAAGAAGAGAGATCCCTCTTTCACTCCTCAGTCATTGCTGGACTTTGGCTCTGGAGTGGGGACAGTTCTCTG GGCGGTGCGCAGTGTGTGGGGtgaagctgagagggagagtgtttgtgttgaCAGCTCTGCAGCCATGAACTCACTGGCGGACCAGCTGCTCAGAg GAGGCAGTGACAGAGAAGACCCCCTGATCAAGCAGGTGTATTTCCGCCagttcctccctgtctctccaaaG GTGCAGTATGACCTGGTGGTCAGTGCGTTTGCTCTGTCAGAGCTGACCTctcagaaggagaggagagacactgTGCTCACGCTCTGGAGAAAGACAAACTCCCTCCTG GTGCTGGTGGAGAATGGGACGAAAGATGGTCATCAGGTCCTCATGGAGGCCAGAGATGCAGTGCTGACA GGGAAGGACAGGGTGACATTCGACTCCAGGACGCCTCAGGTGTTTGCACCG TGCCCTCATCAGTTACCCTGTCCCAGACTGGCACAGGAGTCCCAGCTGCCCTGCAACTACCCCCAGCCCTAccgccccctgcccctgccagGG AGCCCTGATCGGGCGGTGGAGCGCTTCAGTTACCTGGTTCTGAGGCGGGCGGGGCCGGAGCGGGAGGCGGAGCCAGAGCTGGAGGCGGGGCCAGAGCAGGAGGCGGGGCTGGCCTGGGCTCGGCTGATTGGCCCAGTGCTCCGCAGGTCTCGGCACGTCCACTGCCAACTGTGCTGCTCCGACGGAGAGATCAGGCGGCTGGTTGTGACTGCTCGCCGACACGGCAG AGACATGTACCGGTGTGCCAGGAGCAGTGACTGGGGAGACCGGCTGCCAATCATCCAGCCAGAGGATGCCGCCCCCTCAGATTCAGAAtga
- the sdr39u1 gene encoding epimerase family protein SDR39U1 isoform X1, which yields MRVLVGGGSGFVGRELTRLLRKEGHEVTIISRQPGPGRITWDDLEAGGLPPCEGAVNLAGENLMNPLRWWNESYKKDLFSSRVDTTRALARAICASPQPPHAWVLVTGVACYKPSQTEQYTEDSSWAPFDLLSQLVKEWEGAARLPENIATETRQVIIRPGAVLGRDGGAMKQMLTPFWLGLGGTLGSGQQPFPWIHVSDLAGIIAHSLQPPSCPPSSAPEVFNGVAPAQNTNSEFTKELGRTLGRPTLLPVPGGVLRALLGSERAVVLTEGQRVLPHRTLQAGYRFRYPDLKAALCQIVGS from the exons ATGAGAGTCCTTGTAG GTGGTGGGTCGGGGTTTGTGGGTCGAGAGCTGACACGGTTGCTACGCAAGGAAGGCCATGAGGTCACGATCATCTCCCGACAGCCGGGTCCTGGGAGGATCACCTGG GATGACTTGGAGGCTGGCGGCCTCCCACCATGTGAGGGCGCTGTTAACTTGGCTGGAGAGAACCTCATGAATCCCCTGCGCTG GTGGAACGAGAGTTACAAGAAGGATCTGTTCTCCAGTCGGGTCGATACGACCAGAGCCCTCGCCCGGGCTATCTGtgcctccccccagccccctcatGCTTGGGTCCTCGTCACAGGTGTGG ccTGCTATAAGCCCAGCCAGACGGAGCAGTACACAGAGGACAGCTCCTGGGCTCCCTTTGACCTCCTGTCTCAGCTGGTGAAGGAGTGGGAGGGGGCGGCACGTCTGCCCGAAAACATCGCTACAGAAACCAGACAGGTGATCATCAGGCCAG GGGCAGTACTGGGCCGGGACGGCGGGGCAATGAAACAGATGCTCACCCCGTTCTGGCTGGGTTTGGGGGGCACCCTGGGCTCTGGCCAGCAGCCCTTCCCCTGGATCCACGTGTCCGACCTGGCCGGGATAATCGCCCACTCCCTGCagcccccctcctgccccccgTCCAGTGCCCCCGAGGTCTTCAATGGGGTCGCCCCGGCGCAGAACACCAACTCCGAGTTTACCAAGGAACTGGGGCGCACGCTGGGCCGGCCCACGCTGCTGCCGGTGCCGGGCGGGGTTCTGAGGGCGCTGCTGGGGTCGGAGCGTGCCGTGGTGCTGACCGAGGGCCAGCGCGTGCTACCCCACAGGACCCTGCAGGCCGGGTACCGCTTCCGGTACCCCGACTTGAAGGCCGCCCTGTGCCAAATAGTGGGCAGTTAA
- the sdr39u1 gene encoding epimerase family protein SDR39U1 isoform X2, with product MRSRSSPDSRVLGGSPGWNESYKKDLFSSRVDTTRALARAICASPQPPHAWVLVTGVACYKPSQTEQYTEDSSWAPFDLLSQLVKEWEGAARLPENIATETRQVIIRPGAVLGRDGGAMKQMLTPFWLGLGGTLGSGQQPFPWIHVSDLAGIIAHSLQPPSCPPSSAPEVFNGVAPAQNTNSEFTKELGRTLGRPTLLPVPGGVLRALLGSERAVVLTEGQRVLPHRTLQAGYRFRYPDLKAALCQIVGS from the exons ATGAGGTCACGATCATCTCCCGACAGCCGGGTCCTGGGAGGATCACCTGG GTGGAACGAGAGTTACAAGAAGGATCTGTTCTCCAGTCGGGTCGATACGACCAGAGCCCTCGCCCGGGCTATCTGtgcctccccccagccccctcatGCTTGGGTCCTCGTCACAGGTGTGG ccTGCTATAAGCCCAGCCAGACGGAGCAGTACACAGAGGACAGCTCCTGGGCTCCCTTTGACCTCCTGTCTCAGCTGGTGAAGGAGTGGGAGGGGGCGGCACGTCTGCCCGAAAACATCGCTACAGAAACCAGACAGGTGATCATCAGGCCAG GGGCAGTACTGGGCCGGGACGGCGGGGCAATGAAACAGATGCTCACCCCGTTCTGGCTGGGTTTGGGGGGCACCCTGGGCTCTGGCCAGCAGCCCTTCCCCTGGATCCACGTGTCCGACCTGGCCGGGATAATCGCCCACTCCCTGCagcccccctcctgccccccgTCCAGTGCCCCCGAGGTCTTCAATGGGGTCGCCCCGGCGCAGAACACCAACTCCGAGTTTACCAAGGAACTGGGGCGCACGCTGGGCCGGCCCACGCTGCTGCCGGTGCCGGGCGGGGTTCTGAGGGCGCTGCTGGGGTCGGAGCGTGCCGTGGTGCTGACCGAGGGCCAGCGCGTGCTACCCCACAGGACCCTGCAGGCCGGGTACCGCTTCCGGTACCCCGACTTGAAGGCCGCCCTGTGCCAAATAGTGGGCAGTTAA